A single window of Nocardia sp. NBC_01327 DNA harbors:
- the eutC gene encoding ethanolamine ammonia-lyase subunit EutC, translated as MEDIAARAFWADLRRTTQARIGLGRTGDALPTADVLELRAAHAAARDAVHNPLDVNALATQVNALGLGEAVHIRSRATDRSEYLRRPDLGRLPSDTATAPDTDTAPREGISALRYTGADIGIVLADGLSPRALTDHGVPMLAALAEILGDRYTLAPPVIATQSRVALGDHIGQALGVGTLLVLIGERPGLSVADSLGIYLTHLPCPGRADSERNCISNIHPPEGLGYTRAAQVASGLIEGARRLGRSGVDLKDTSADPTLTGSEALILEAADPA; from the coding sequence ATCGAAGACATTGCGGCACGGGCCTTCTGGGCCGACCTCCGGCGCACCACCCAGGCGCGCATCGGACTGGGCCGCACCGGCGACGCCCTACCCACCGCCGACGTCCTGGAACTGCGCGCCGCCCACGCCGCCGCCCGCGACGCCGTACACAACCCACTCGACGTGAATGCCCTTGCCACCCAAGTGAATGCCCTCGGCCTGGGCGAAGCGGTCCACATCCGCAGCCGCGCAACCGACCGCTCCGAATACCTCCGCCGCCCAGACCTGGGCAGGTTGCCGTCCGATACAGCGACCGCTCCCGATACGGATACTGCGCCCCGCGAAGGGATTTCGGCGCTGCGGTACACCGGCGCGGATATCGGCATCGTCCTCGCCGACGGTCTCTCGCCCCGCGCCCTCACCGACCACGGCGTACCCATGCTCGCCGCCCTCGCGGAAATCCTCGGCGACCGCTACACCCTCGCCCCGCCGGTCATCGCCACTCAATCCCGGGTGGCCCTGGGCGACCACATAGGCCAGGCCCTCGGCGTAGGCACCCTGCTGGTCCTCATCGGCGAACGCCCGGGCCTGTCCGTCGCCGACAGCCTCGGCATCTACCTCACCCACCTCCCCTGCCCCGGCCGCGCCGACTCCGAACGCAACTGCATCTCCAACATCCACCCACCCGAAGGCCTCGGCTACACCCGCGCCGCCCAGGTCGCCTCCGGCCTCATCGAAGGCGCCCGCCGCCTGGGCCGTTCCGGCGTCGACCTCAAGGACACCTCCGCCGACCCCACACTGACCGGCAGCGAGGCTCTGATCCTGGAAGCGGCTGATCCGGCGTAG
- a CDS encoding MHYT domain-containing protein, with product MLEIHHFTYGWVTPVVAYIMSVTGCLLGLRCTARARAGEGRRGWLIAAAVAIGGTGIWVMHFVAMLGFSIHGASIRYNVPITLLSALVAIVVVWIGLSVVATSRWGGWELPVGGTITGLGVGAMHYAGMYAMKSDAMIEYNAGLVAVSMVIAVVASIVALWFTLNINGILATIGAALIMAVAVCGMHYTGMAAMSAHQMDHASMPSGVSPMQLLAPLMVSVSMVTLVLLIHVGLTEVDEANRIAEPVRPEPARHDPWSLQSSTVARAGNSNDPGRPAPSGYGAAQNLGRPPQYTSPHQQPEPYYPSQPPLYAPERPGAYPQGGLGMPPAGPSPS from the coding sequence GTGCTGGAAATTCACCACTTCACTTACGGGTGGGTTACCCCCGTCGTGGCCTACATCATGTCCGTCACCGGCTGCCTGCTCGGGCTGCGTTGCACCGCCCGTGCCCGCGCCGGCGAAGGCCGCCGCGGCTGGCTGATCGCCGCCGCGGTCGCCATCGGCGGCACCGGCATCTGGGTCATGCATTTTGTTGCCATGCTCGGGTTTTCGATCCACGGCGCGTCCATTCGCTACAACGTGCCGATCACTCTGCTCAGCGCGCTGGTGGCGATCGTGGTGGTGTGGATCGGCCTGTCCGTCGTGGCGACCAGCCGATGGGGCGGCTGGGAATTGCCGGTCGGCGGCACCATTACCGGTCTCGGCGTGGGCGCCATGCATTACGCGGGCATGTACGCCATGAAATCGGACGCGATGATCGAATACAACGCCGGACTGGTCGCGGTGTCGATGGTCATCGCGGTGGTGGCCTCGATCGTGGCGCTGTGGTTCACATTGAATATCAATGGAATTCTCGCGACCATCGGTGCGGCATTGATCATGGCCGTGGCCGTCTGCGGCATGCATTACACCGGTATGGCGGCGATGAGCGCCCATCAGATGGATCACGCGAGCATGCCTTCGGGCGTGAGTCCGATGCAATTGCTGGCCCCGCTCATGGTCAGCGTCAGCATGGTGACCCTGGTGCTGCTCATTCACGTCGGACTGACCGAAGTGGACGAGGCCAATCGTATTGCCGAACCCGTTCGCCCGGAACCGGCGCGGCACGACCCGTGGTCCCTGCAGTCGAGCACGGTTGCGCGAGCGGGCAATTCGAATGACCCGGGCAGGCCCGCACCGAGCGGTTACGGTGCGGCGCAGAATCTCGGGCGCCCGCCGCAATATACGTCCCCGCATCAGCAGCCCGAGCCGTACTACCCGAGTCAGCCGCCGCTGTATGCCCCGGAACGGCCCGGCGCCTACCCGCAGGGCGGTCTCGGAATGCCGCCCGCCGGACCTTCGCCTTCCTGA
- a CDS encoding Na+/H+ antiporter, which yields MHSQFELIFVVLLATIIAQPLGRRLGQAPAVLMTVFGLVLALIPQVPDIHIEPELILPLVLPPLLYAAARRTSWRSFSENWGAISLRAVVLVAVTAVAVALIFRAWYPAVPIGAALALGALVAPPDPVAVSALAGKLGLPRRLVAVLEGEGLFNDVTAIVIYAAAIQAVVTGKFSAWHAAGDFVISAVVGVLVGLLLGWLGSKLMRRLGEAPWQVALGLLLPFAAYALAEARGGSAVLAVLVCSLYLTDAATDFSDSDYRLVGDSFWEITEMLVTGFAFGLIGLELSTVLRDAGPDWPRFLGGAAAVIGVVVGLRLIWLLCTTALFRNRWRTHDADEPYTWRETIVTWWAGMRGVATVALALAVPLTTDTGAPFPGRSEILFTAFAVVLFTLLLQGTTLPLVVQATGVHADTDGERKLELQLWTRVLQAELARLKEISTTERLPEEIYERLRDGFERRLAQADPEAADSNARIATDRTVAFTKQIRAISDEVLEAGRAEAMAARREPGIAPEVVDRVMRRLDLRTKAGRP from the coding sequence GTGCACAGCCAATTCGAGTTGATCTTCGTGGTCCTGCTGGCGACCATCATCGCCCAACCGCTCGGACGGCGGCTGGGCCAGGCGCCCGCGGTGCTCATGACCGTCTTCGGCCTGGTCCTGGCACTGATTCCGCAGGTGCCGGATATTCACATCGAGCCGGAGTTGATCCTCCCGCTAGTGCTGCCGCCGCTGCTGTACGCCGCGGCCCGGCGCACCTCCTGGCGGTCCTTCTCCGAAAACTGGGGCGCCATCAGCCTGCGCGCGGTGGTCCTGGTCGCCGTGACGGCCGTGGCCGTGGCCCTGATCTTCCGCGCCTGGTATCCGGCCGTCCCGATCGGCGCCGCGCTGGCCCTCGGCGCCCTGGTCGCCCCTCCTGATCCGGTCGCGGTCTCGGCGCTGGCGGGCAAGCTCGGGCTGCCCCGCCGCCTGGTGGCGGTGCTCGAGGGTGAGGGCCTGTTCAATGATGTGACCGCCATCGTCATCTACGCGGCGGCGATCCAGGCGGTGGTCACCGGAAAATTCTCGGCCTGGCATGCGGCCGGGGATTTCGTGATCTCCGCGGTCGTGGGTGTGCTGGTCGGCCTGCTGCTCGGCTGGCTGGGCAGCAAGCTCATGCGGCGGCTCGGTGAGGCGCCGTGGCAGGTGGCACTCGGCCTGCTGCTGCCGTTCGCGGCCTATGCGCTCGCCGAAGCGCGCGGCGGTTCGGCGGTGCTGGCCGTGCTGGTGTGTTCGCTGTATCTCACCGATGCGGCAACGGATTTCAGCGACAGCGACTATCGGCTGGTCGGTGACTCCTTCTGGGAGATCACCGAAATGCTGGTCACCGGTTTCGCCTTCGGGCTCATCGGCCTGGAACTCAGTACGGTGCTTCGGGATGCGGGGCCGGACTGGCCGCGCTTCCTCGGCGGCGCGGCCGCGGTGATCGGCGTGGTGGTGGGGCTGCGGCTGATCTGGCTGCTGTGCACCACCGCCCTGTTCCGGAACCGTTGGCGCACACACGATGCCGATGAGCCCTACACCTGGCGGGAAACCATCGTGACATGGTGGGCGGGTATGCGCGGGGTGGCCACAGTCGCGCTGGCGCTGGCCGTTCCCTTGACCACCGATACCGGTGCGCCGTTCCCCGGCCGCTCCGAAATCCTGTTCACCGCTTTCGCCGTCGTGCTCTTCACCCTGCTTTTGCAGGGCACCACGCTTCCGCTGGTGGTGCAGGCGACGGGTGTGCACGCGGATACCGACGGCGAACGCAAGCTGGAACTGCAGTTGTGGACCCGGGTGCTCCAGGCCGAACTTGCTCGGCTGAAAGAGATTTCGACCACCGAGCGACTGCCCGAGGAGATCTACGAGCGGCTGCGGGACGGCTTCGAACGCCGGCTGGCGCAGGCCGATCCCGAAGCGGCGGACAGCAATGCGCGCATCGCCACCGACCGCACCGTCGCGTTCACCAAACAGATACGCGCCATCAGCGATGAGGTGCTGGAGGCCGGTCGCGCCGAGGCGATGGCTGCTCGCCGAGAGCCCGGTATCGCACCGGAGGTGGTGGATCGGGTGATGCGCCGCCTGGATCTGCGCACGAAGGCCGGTCGGCCGTAG
- a CDS encoding YdcF family protein codes for MRSPIVLALLLAGAVLLAGLGAFRIIKDPRRVSTGFILLAAIALLALWALLAVHDWDPTLALEIALAHVILLPPLSLLAAGIGLVANGVVLTRREGLRIATAVAPVAGIGLLVLPLLAYRIMDPGPETSIWQEAVVVAFLLLGLLLLVQLLAFTGYAVLYARLPRQSGTDAVVVLGCGLAGGRVTPLLASRLDRAIEVYRDEVAAGADPLLVTSGGQGPGETVAEADAMADYLEAAGLPAARIVRENRSRNTRENLRFTAALLRERGCAPEDVRMTVVTSDFHVMRTAALTRRLDLDAQVTGARTARYFVPAAFLREFIAMLSTHRRANLVVAGVLVALIAAATVYSYLPVGLVDSD; via the coding sequence GTGAGATCACCGATCGTGCTGGCGCTGCTATTGGCCGGCGCTGTGCTGCTGGCGGGGCTCGGGGCGTTCCGGATCATCAAGGACCCGCGGCGTGTCTCGACCGGATTCATATTGCTGGCGGCGATCGCATTGCTCGCGCTGTGGGCATTGCTGGCGGTGCACGACTGGGATCCGACGCTGGCCCTGGAAATCGCCTTGGCGCATGTCATTCTGCTGCCACCGCTGTCGCTGCTGGCCGCGGGCATCGGATTGGTCGCCAACGGTGTGGTGCTGACTCGGCGCGAGGGGCTGCGTATTGCCACCGCCGTCGCGCCCGTCGCCGGTATCGGACTGCTGGTTTTGCCGCTGCTGGCCTATCGGATCATGGATCCCGGCCCGGAGACCTCGATCTGGCAGGAGGCGGTGGTCGTGGCGTTCCTGCTGCTCGGGCTGCTCCTGCTGGTGCAGTTGCTGGCATTCACCGGCTACGCGGTGCTGTACGCACGACTTCCGCGGCAATCCGGCACCGATGCGGTGGTCGTGCTGGGCTGTGGACTGGCCGGCGGGCGCGTCACTCCGCTGCTGGCCTCCCGGCTGGACCGGGCGATCGAGGTGTATCGCGACGAGGTGGCGGCGGGTGCGGACCCGCTGCTGGTGACCTCGGGCGGACAGGGTCCCGGCGAGACGGTCGCGGAAGCGGATGCCATGGCCGACTACCTCGAGGCCGCCGGACTGCCCGCCGCACGGATCGTCCGGGAGAATCGATCCCGCAATACCCGGGAGAACCTGCGCTTCACCGCGGCTCTGCTCCGCGAGCGCGGCTGTGCGCCGGAGGATGTGCGAATGACGGTGGTAACCAGCGACTTTCACGTCATGCGCACCGCCGCGCTGACCCGCCGGCTCGATCTGGACGCCCAGGTGACGGGCGCCCGGACCGCACGCTACTTCGTGCCCGCGGCCTTCCTGCGCGAGTTCATCGCCATGCTGTCCACGCATCGGCGGGCCAATCTGGTGGTCGCGGGCGTGCTCGTCGCGCTGATCGCCGCGGCCACGGTCTACTCGTATCTTCCTGTCGGGCTTGTTGATTCGGATTGA
- a CDS encoding ethanolamine ammonia-lyase subunit EutB: protein MYHQRIGGATYSFDGLVELLAKATPRRSGDELAGCAAESDAERAAAQWALAEVPLTTFLEYPVVPYETDEVTRLILDTHDRVAFQAISHLTVGGLRDWLLGVAATAEAGRTLAAVSPGLTPEMVAAVSKLMRNQDLIAVARAVEVRAGFRTTVGLPGTLATRLQPNHPTDDPRGIAAAVLDGLLLGCGDAVIGINPATDSPRATADLLYLLDEVRQRFDIPTQSCVLSHVTTTMGLIEAGAPVDLVFQSIAGTEGANSGFGVNISLLREANEAGRSLRRGTVGDNVMYLETGQGSALSAGAHLGTGGRPVDQQTLETRAYAVARELDPLLVNTVVGFIGPEYLYDGKQIIRAGLEDHCCGKLLGLPMGVDVCYTNHAEADQDDMDNLLTLLGAAGCAFVIAVPGADDVMLGYQSLAYHDALYARKVLGLRPAPEFAAWLERLGMMGTDGRVLPVPPLSSPLRGLASAS, encoded by the coding sequence ATGTACCACCAGCGAATCGGCGGCGCGACCTACAGTTTCGACGGGCTGGTCGAGCTCTTGGCCAAGGCGACCCCGCGTCGCAGCGGTGACGAATTGGCCGGATGCGCGGCCGAATCCGATGCGGAACGCGCCGCCGCCCAGTGGGCGCTGGCCGAGGTGCCGCTGACCACCTTCCTCGAGTATCCGGTGGTGCCGTACGAGACCGACGAGGTCACGCGCCTCATTCTCGATACGCACGATCGGGTTGCCTTCCAGGCGATTTCGCATCTCACCGTGGGTGGGCTGCGGGACTGGCTGCTCGGGGTCGCCGCCACGGCGGAGGCGGGGCGCACGCTGGCCGCGGTCTCGCCCGGGCTCACACCGGAAATGGTGGCCGCGGTCAGCAAGCTCATGCGCAATCAGGATCTGATCGCGGTCGCCAGGGCCGTCGAGGTGCGCGCCGGGTTCCGCACCACCGTCGGGCTGCCCGGGACCCTCGCCACCCGATTGCAGCCCAATCACCCCACCGATGATCCGCGCGGTATTGCGGCGGCCGTGCTGGATGGATTGCTATTGGGTTGCGGTGATGCGGTAATCGGGATCAATCCGGCTACCGATTCGCCGCGGGCCACCGCCGATCTGCTGTACCTGCTCGACGAGGTGCGGCAGCGGTTCGATATTCCCACGCAGTCGTGTGTGCTCTCGCATGTCACCACCACCATGGGGCTCATCGAGGCGGGCGCTCCCGTGGATCTCGTGTTCCAGTCCATTGCGGGGACAGAGGGTGCGAATTCCGGCTTCGGCGTGAATATTTCGCTGCTGCGGGAGGCCAATGAGGCCGGGCGGTCGCTGCGGCGCGGCACCGTCGGCGACAATGTCATGTACCTGGAAACCGGTCAGGGCTCGGCACTTTCGGCGGGTGCGCACCTGGGCACCGGCGGACGGCCCGTCGATCAGCAGACCCTGGAGACCCGCGCCTACGCCGTGGCGCGGGAGCTGGATCCGCTTCTGGTCAATACCGTGGTCGGATTCATCGGGCCCGAATACCTCTACGACGGTAAGCAGATCATCCGGGCAGGGCTCGAGGATCACTGCTGCGGCAAACTGCTCGGGCTGCCCATGGGCGTGGACGTCTGCTACACCAACCACGCCGAGGCCGACCAGGACGATATGGATAATCTGCTCACGCTGCTGGGTGCGGCGGGCTGCGCCTTCGTCATCGCCGTTCCGGGTGCGGACGATGTCATGCTCGGCTATCAGAGCCTGGCCTACCACGACGCCCTCTACGCCCGAAAAGTATTGGGCCTGCGGCCCGCTCCCGAATTCGCCGCCTGGCTCGAACGCCTCGGCATGATGGGAACCGACGGCCGCGTCCTGCCGGTCCCGCCCCTCTCCTCACCCCTGCGCGGATTGGCGAGCGCCTCGTGA